One window of Epinephelus fuscoguttatus linkage group LG9, E.fuscoguttatus.final_Chr_v1 genomic DNA carries:
- the LOC125894710 gene encoding uncharacterized protein LOC125894710, with translation MCGSRVILMYDKAFQQRWIDSFSFLPMRLSRTPAAMGFEDMEKGYFPHKFNTRANEYYVGKYPDPSYYGYNTMSDSDKHRFMIWYDTVREKTFDFQTEIRHYCVNDVEVLRKACLIYRETFIRCTDLDPFAFTTLASSCMGVFKTRFLPKDTLALTYEGAYTRQNKTYSEVSMQWLEYMARVEGSEIRHALNHGEQQFGQFFVDGYNRATNTCYEFAGCFFHGRVLRS, from the exons ATGTGTGGCAGTAGGGTCATCCTGATGTATGACAAGGCGTTCCAGCAACGCTGGATCGATTCTTTCAGCTTTCTACCCATGCGTTTATCCAGGACACCGGCTGCCATGGGTTTTGAGGACATGGAGAAGGGGTATTTTCCGCACAAGTTCAACACCAGGGCGAACGAGTACTATGTGGGGAAATACCCCGACCCCTCTTATTACGGGTACAACACCATGTCTGACAGCGACAAGCATAGGTTTATGATCTGGTATGACACCGTCCGTGAGAAAACCTTTGATTTCCAGACAGAAATTCGCCACTACTGTGTTAATGATGTAGAAGTGCTTCGCAAGGCCTGTCTAATTTATCGTGAGACATTTATCAGGTGCACAGACCTCGACCCGTTCGCGTTCACGACACTGGCGTCGAGTTGCATGGGCGTTTTCAAAACGCGTTTTCTACCCAAAGACACCCTTGCCCTCACGTATGAAGGCGCATACACACGGCAGAATAAAACCTATTCTGAGGTGTCTATGCAGTGGCTGGAATACATGGCCAGGGTAGAAGGCTCCGAGATTAGACACGCTTTGAACCACGGTGAGCAACAATTTGGGCAGTTTTTTGTGGATGGGTATAACAGGGCCACAAACACATGCTACGAGTTTGCGGGATGCTTTTTTCACGGAC GTGTGCTGAGGAGTTAA